In Mycolicibacterium phocaicum, one DNA window encodes the following:
- a CDS encoding YybH family protein → MPGTDVVREVLDRWQAGIAAHRPDQVAAVFTDDAIFQGLRPYTVGRQGVFDYYESQPVGLTVDYRINEIREPAAGVVLAYTRADFTRPDGAVISLNLSVLVTQGDNGWQIAHYQVSPVG, encoded by the coding sequence GTGCCGGGCACTGACGTGGTCCGCGAGGTCCTGGACCGGTGGCAGGCGGGCATCGCCGCCCACCGGCCGGACCAGGTCGCGGCGGTCTTCACCGACGACGCGATATTCCAGGGGCTGCGGCCCTACACCGTGGGGCGCCAGGGCGTCTTCGACTACTACGAATCTCAGCCGGTCGGCCTGACGGTCGACTACCGCATCAACGAGATCCGGGAGCCCGCGGCCGGCGTCGTCCTGGCCTACACCCGGGCCGACTTCACCCGCCCCGACGGCGCGGTGATCAGCCTGAACCTGAGTGTCCTTGTCACACAAGGAGACAATGGCTGGCAGATCGCGCACTATCAGGTCTCGCCCGTCGGCTGA
- a CDS encoding SDR family NAD(P)-dependent oxidoreductase, whose protein sequence is MSTTTRVAIVTGASQGIGEALVAGYRKLGYAVVANSRTISESDDPMVLTVAGDVAQPGIGQRLVDAAVEHFGRVDTVVNNAGIFIAKPFTEYTDADYDAITGVNSRGFFELTRAAIRTMEAQGDGGHVVTISTSLVDQANSQVPSALASLTKGGLNAATRALAVEYGTRGIRANAVALGIIRTPMHAPETHEFLSALHPVGHMGDISDVVDGVLYLENAKFVTGEILHVDGGQSAGH, encoded by the coding sequence ATGAGCACCACAACCCGCGTCGCGATCGTCACCGGCGCATCCCAGGGCATCGGCGAAGCTCTGGTGGCCGGCTACCGCAAGCTGGGCTATGCCGTCGTCGCCAACTCCCGCACCATCTCCGAGAGCGACGATCCCATGGTTCTCACCGTCGCCGGTGACGTCGCCCAGCCCGGTATCGGCCAGCGGTTGGTCGACGCCGCCGTCGAGCACTTCGGGCGGGTCGACACCGTGGTCAACAACGCCGGCATCTTCATCGCCAAGCCCTTCACCGAGTACACCGACGCGGACTACGACGCCATCACCGGCGTGAATTCCCGCGGCTTCTTCGAACTGACCCGCGCCGCCATCAGGACCATGGAGGCCCAGGGCGACGGCGGGCACGTCGTCACCATCTCGACCAGCCTGGTGGATCAGGCCAACTCGCAGGTGCCCTCGGCGCTGGCGTCACTGACCAAGGGTGGCCTGAACGCCGCGACCAGGGCGCTGGCCGTCGAATACGGCACCCGCGGAATCCGGGCCAATGCCGTCGCCCTGGGCATCATCCGCACTCCGATGCACGCGCCGGAGACGCACGAGTTCCTCTCGGCGCTGCACCCGGTCGGCCACATGGGTGACATCTCCGACGTCGTCGACGGCGTCCTGTACCTGGAGAACGCCAAGTTCGTCACCGGCGAGATCCTGCACGTGGATGGTGGTCAGAGTGCCGGGCACTGA
- a CDS encoding LysR family transcriptional regulator, producing MELRQLRYFVAVADELNFGRAAERLRIAGPSLSQQIKALERDLKVELFDRDRRSVRLTAAGASLLPHARSLVAQADELRRRAIGLSNSEPIRIGYVNWCPTDLAERAAGVAQLRVDTWVMPSHAQAARVAEGILDLAICWVLTDDLEDLKLEARLMGVDRLFALCVGVDDSPVQAKDTLVLVDSDTASWESWNRYGEQFAADTGARVMRTDDGGVTGPTFFEHVRQLGRPVLNNPRGQTDALPRDLVRRPVIQPTPLWTWSLVWRRGEDNPAVHAVVDALTRDAAAPGIDDAAWLPSTDPHQQRGQGRQ from the coding sequence ATGGAGCTGCGGCAACTTCGGTACTTCGTCGCCGTTGCCGATGAACTGAATTTCGGGCGCGCCGCCGAACGGCTGCGCATCGCGGGGCCGTCGCTGTCCCAGCAGATCAAGGCGCTCGAGCGTGACCTCAAGGTGGAACTGTTCGATCGCGATCGGCGGTCGGTGCGCCTGACCGCGGCGGGTGCGTCGCTGTTGCCGCACGCCCGCTCCCTGGTGGCGCAGGCCGATGAATTACGCAGGCGGGCAATCGGTTTGTCGAACTCCGAACCGATCCGGATCGGCTACGTCAACTGGTGTCCGACCGACCTGGCCGAGCGCGCGGCCGGGGTCGCGCAGCTGCGCGTCGACACGTGGGTGATGCCGTCGCACGCGCAGGCGGCGCGGGTTGCCGAGGGCATCCTCGACCTGGCCATCTGCTGGGTGCTGACCGATGATCTGGAGGACCTGAAGCTGGAAGCCCGGCTGATGGGGGTGGACCGGCTCTTCGCGCTGTGCGTCGGCGTCGACGACTCTCCGGTACAAGCGAAAGACACCCTGGTGCTGGTGGATTCGGACACCGCGAGTTGGGAGTCGTGGAACCGCTACGGCGAGCAGTTCGCCGCGGACACCGGTGCGCGGGTGATGCGCACCGACGACGGCGGCGTCACGGGTCCGACGTTCTTCGAGCACGTCCGGCAGCTGGGCCGTCCGGTGCTCAACAATCCCAGGGGGCAGACCGATGCCCTGCCGCGAGACCTGGTGCGCCGTCCGGTGATTCAGCCGACTCCGCTGTGGACCTGGTCACTCGTGTGGCGGCGGGGAGAAGACAACCCTGCTGTGCACGCTGTCGTCGACGCGCTCACGCGGGACGCCGCCGCCCCCGGGATCGATGACGCGGCGTGGCTGCCGTCCACTGATCCGCATCAACAGCGCGGCCAGGGCCGCCAGTAG
- a CDS encoding SDR family oxidoreductase, producing the protein MDNIRGKTIAITGAARGIGYATAKALLARGARVVIGDRDVAVLESAVSELVKLGPATGYPLDVTDRESFDVFLDKARSDGAGHLDVLINNAGVMPVGPFLKETEQSIRSSLEVNVYGVLTGCQLALPEMVSRRSGHIINIASLSGLIPLPGQVVYVGAKYAVVGLSTALADEMAPHGVNVSVIMPPFTNTELISGTKSGGAIKPVEPEDIAAAIVKTLNKPKTHVSVPPPLRFTAQLAQLLPPKGRRGMNKALGLDTVFLEFDAAKRKSYEDRARTAQGVIEKD; encoded by the coding sequence ATGGACAACATCCGCGGCAAGACCATCGCCATCACCGGAGCCGCACGAGGCATCGGCTACGCCACCGCCAAGGCCCTTCTCGCCCGCGGCGCGCGCGTCGTCATCGGCGACCGGGACGTCGCAGTACTCGAATCTGCCGTCTCTGAGCTGGTCAAACTGGGCCCGGCCACCGGGTACCCGCTCGACGTCACCGACCGCGAATCCTTCGACGTGTTCCTGGACAAGGCCCGCAGCGACGGTGCCGGCCACCTCGACGTCCTGATCAACAACGCCGGCGTGATGCCGGTCGGCCCGTTCCTGAAGGAGACGGAACAGTCGATCCGGTCGTCTCTCGAAGTCAACGTCTACGGCGTCCTGACCGGCTGCCAGCTCGCGCTTCCCGAGATGGTCAGCCGCCGTAGCGGTCACATCATCAACATCGCCTCACTCTCCGGCCTCATCCCGCTGCCCGGTCAGGTGGTTTACGTCGGGGCGAAGTACGCCGTCGTCGGCCTGTCCACGGCCCTGGCGGATGAGATGGCTCCCCACGGCGTCAACGTCTCGGTGATCATGCCGCCGTTCACCAACACCGAACTGATCTCGGGCACCAAGTCCGGTGGCGCCATCAAGCCGGTGGAACCCGAGGACATCGCCGCCGCCATCGTCAAGACCCTGAACAAGCCCAAGACCCACGTGTCGGTCCCGCCGCCGCTGCGCTTCACCGCGCAGCTGGCCCAGCTGCTTCCGCCGAAGGGCCGCCGTGGGATGAACAAGGCGCTCGGGCTGGACACGGTCTTCCTGGAGTTCGATGCCGCCAAACGCAAGAGCTATGAAGACCGGGCCCGGACCGCACAGGGCGTCATCGAGAAGGACTGA
- a CDS encoding FAD-dependent oxidoreductase: MTRALRTQVCVAGGGPAGLVHALLLARAGIDVVVLEKHNDFLRDFRGDTVHPTTLRIMHELGFIDEFLKLPHTKINRVCMDADGTLRTFGSFGALKALRFPEPYIALMPQWDFLDFLAEKASAYPEFTLIRNAEVTDLIIEGGRVVGVRTPELEVRADLVVAADGRKSAVRAASGLAMASAHSPMDVLWFRLGWRPGDPRELFGIIRKGLLMAMIYRGDYWQVAYLMPKGANPQGGSLDDFKARLVSVRPQLREHVEDLKSWDDTSHLDVRVDRLKTWWRPGLLCIGDAAHAMSPAGGVGINLAVADAVAAANILCGPLRNGLLADSDLAKVQRRRELPTRIIQAGQVLAQDRVIEPNLAGDLSPIQVPSFVGKGPLQYIPPLLVGRGFRPEHVRTPDVHSA; encoded by the coding sequence ATGACGCGCGCGCTGCGGACTCAGGTTTGTGTAGCCGGTGGTGGACCCGCGGGTCTGGTGCATGCACTCCTATTGGCGCGCGCCGGCATCGACGTCGTCGTACTGGAGAAGCACAACGACTTCCTCCGCGACTTTCGCGGCGACACCGTCCACCCCACGACGTTGCGCATCATGCACGAGCTGGGGTTCATCGACGAGTTCCTGAAGTTGCCGCACACCAAGATCAACCGGGTCTGCATGGACGCCGACGGGACCCTCCGGACGTTCGGCAGTTTCGGCGCTCTGAAGGCGCTGCGGTTCCCCGAGCCGTACATCGCGCTGATGCCGCAGTGGGACTTTTTGGACTTCCTCGCGGAAAAGGCTTCCGCCTACCCGGAATTCACGTTGATCCGCAACGCCGAAGTGACCGACCTGATCATCGAGGGCGGCCGCGTCGTCGGCGTGCGCACGCCGGAGTTGGAGGTGCGCGCCGATCTCGTGGTGGCCGCAGACGGACGTAAGTCCGCGGTGCGTGCGGCGTCCGGGCTCGCGATGGCGAGTGCGCACAGCCCCATGGATGTGCTGTGGTTCCGGCTGGGCTGGCGCCCCGGCGATCCGCGGGAACTGTTCGGGATCATCCGCAAGGGTCTGCTGATGGCGATGATCTATCGCGGCGACTACTGGCAGGTGGCGTACCTCATGCCGAAGGGCGCCAATCCGCAGGGCGGCTCACTCGACGACTTCAAGGCCCGGCTGGTGTCGGTGCGGCCACAGCTGCGCGAGCATGTCGAGGACCTCAAGTCGTGGGACGACACCAGCCATCTCGATGTGCGGGTGGACCGGCTCAAGACGTGGTGGCGGCCGGGGCTGCTGTGCATCGGCGACGCCGCGCACGCGATGTCGCCCGCCGGCGGCGTCGGGATCAACCTGGCGGTGGCCGACGCGGTCGCCGCTGCCAACATCCTGTGCGGCCCATTGCGCAACGGCCTGCTCGCCGACTCGGATCTGGCCAAGGTGCAACGCCGCCGCGAATTGCCGACCCGCATCATCCAGGCCGGCCAGGTGCTGGCGCAGGACCGCGTCATCGAACCCAACCTGGCCGGCGACCTGTCCCCGATTCAGGTCCCGTCATTCGTGGGAAAGGGCCCGCTGCAATACATTCCGCCGCTGCTCGTCGGCCGCGGTTTCCGTCCCGAACACGTGCGGACCCCGGACGTCCACTCGGCATGA
- a CDS encoding MBL fold metallo-hydrolase encodes MAAALSAITENIHFAQTDLVNWTLVSDDSGVILIDAGFPGQRDDVLRSLRDLGFEAGDVRAILLTHAHVDHLGAAIWFAKTHDTPVFCHGAEVGHAKREYLEQVSPTDLLTRAWNPRYLAWSMHIVGKGGLVREGIPTAQALTEDVAATLPGSPQLIPSPGHTGGHCSYVFGDVLVAGDAVVTGHPLITKGGPQLLPHIFNHDEAACERSLSALGLLDTQVLLPGHGPAWRGPVREAAELALQRR; translated from the coding sequence ATGGCGGCAGCCCTGAGCGCGATCACCGAAAATATTCACTTCGCCCAAACCGACCTGGTGAACTGGACCCTGGTCAGCGACGACAGCGGGGTGATCCTGATCGACGCGGGTTTTCCCGGCCAGCGCGATGACGTCCTGCGTTCACTGCGCGACCTGGGCTTCGAGGCCGGCGACGTACGGGCGATTCTGCTCACCCACGCGCACGTCGACCACCTCGGCGCAGCCATCTGGTTCGCCAAAACCCATGACACACCGGTGTTCTGCCACGGCGCCGAGGTCGGTCACGCCAAACGCGAATACCTGGAACAGGTTTCACCGACCGACCTCCTGACGCGGGCCTGGAACCCGCGGTACCTGGCCTGGTCGATGCACATCGTCGGCAAGGGCGGGCTGGTGCGCGAGGGCATTCCGACCGCGCAGGCCCTCACCGAGGACGTCGCGGCGACGCTGCCGGGCAGTCCGCAGCTGATTCCCAGTCCAGGGCACACCGGCGGACACTGCTCCTACGTCTTCGGCGACGTGCTGGTGGCCGGCGACGCCGTCGTCACCGGTCACCCCCTCATCACCAAGGGCGGCCCGCAGCTACTGCCGCACATCTTCAACCACGACGAGGCGGCGTGTGAACGCAGCCTGTCGGCGCTCGGTCTGCTGGACACCCAGGTGCTGCTGCCCGGCCACGGGCCCGCGTGGCGCGGCCCGGTGCGGGAGGCCGCTGAACTCGCTTTGCAGCGACGCTGA
- the fgd gene encoding glucose-6-phosphate dehydrogenase (coenzyme-F420) has product MAELRLGYKASAEQFAPRELVELAVAAEAAGMDSATVSDHFQPWRHTGGHAPFSLAWMTAVGERTERLVLGTSVLTPTFRYNPAVIAQAFATMGCLYPDRIFLGIGTGEALNEIATGYEGEWPEFKERYARLRESVRLMRELWLGDRVDFEGEYYKTKGASIYDVPEGGIPIYIAAGGPQVAKYAGRAGDGFICTSGKGEELYKDKLIPAMREGAEAAGKNPDDVDRMIEIKISYDPDPELALENTRFWAPLSLTAEQKHSIDDPIEMEAAADALPIEQVAKRWIVASDPDEAVEKVKQYVDWGLNHLVFHDPRQDQRRFLELFKTDLEPRLRKLA; this is encoded by the coding sequence ATGGCTGAACTCAGGCTGGGATACAAGGCGTCGGCGGAGCAGTTCGCGCCGCGTGAACTCGTCGAGCTGGCGGTGGCCGCCGAGGCGGCGGGCATGGACAGCGCCACCGTCAGTGATCACTTCCAGCCGTGGCGCCATACCGGCGGCCACGCACCGTTCTCCCTGGCCTGGATGACCGCGGTGGGCGAGCGCACCGAGCGGCTGGTCCTGGGCACCTCGGTGCTGACCCCGACGTTCCGTTACAACCCGGCCGTCATCGCGCAGGCGTTCGCCACGATGGGCTGCCTGTACCCCGACCGCATCTTCCTGGGCATCGGCACCGGTGAGGCGCTCAACGAGATCGCCACCGGCTATGAAGGCGAATGGCCCGAGTTCAAGGAGCGCTACGCGCGCCTGCGTGAGTCGGTGCGCCTGATGCGTGAGCTGTGGCTCGGCGACCGCGTCGACTTCGAGGGCGAGTACTACAAGACCAAGGGCGCCTCGATCTACGACGTGCCCGAGGGTGGTATCCCGATCTACATCGCCGCGGGCGGGCCGCAGGTGGCCAAGTACGCCGGCCGTGCCGGCGACGGGTTCATCTGCACCTCGGGCAAGGGCGAGGAGCTGTACAAGGACAAGCTCATCCCCGCCATGCGCGAGGGCGCCGAGGCCGCGGGCAAGAACCCCGACGACGTCGACCGGATGATCGAGATCAAGATCTCGTACGACCCGGATCCGGAACTGGCTCTGGAGAACACCCGGTTCTGGGCGCCGCTGTCGCTGACGGCCGAGCAGAAGCACTCCATCGACGACCCGATCGAGATGGAGGCGGCCGCCGACGCGCTGCCAATCGAGCAGGTCGCCAAGCGCTGGATCGTGGCGTCCGACCCGGACGAAGCCGTCGAGAAGGTCAAGCAGTACGTCGACTGGGGCCTGAACCACCTGGTGTTCCACGACCCCCGGCAGGACCAGCGCCGCTTCCTGGAGCTGTTCAAGACCGACCTTGAGCCTCGCCTGCGCAAGCTGGCGTGA
- the pta gene encoding phosphate acetyltransferase, protein MPDATAIYIASPEGDTGKSTIALGLLHRLAATVANVGVFRPIVRAGTGRDYILDLLLAHSTAGLDYDDCAGVTYQQLHDDPDAAIADIVDRYHRVADKCGAVVIVGSDYTDVASPSELSMNARIAVNLGAPVLLSVRAADRTPGEVAHVVELCLAELAAQHAHTAAVVANRCAADELADVATALQRFTPKSYVLPEEPLLAAPTVAELRDAVGGTLISGDEELLTREVMGMMVAGMTAEHCLERLRESMAVITPGDRSDVVLAIASAHAAEGFPSISCLILNGGLPLHPSIAKLVAGLGLRLPIVATDLGTYDTARAASTAKGRVTATSLRKVDTALALMDEHVDVADLLAQLAVPIPSVVTPQMFTHQLQDRARADRRRIVLPEGDDDRILRAAGRLLARSVADLTILGDEPTVRARAAELGLDLSAAVVLDPRTSELCDQFAAQYAELRKKKGVTLEQAREIIHDVSYFGTMLVHNNMVDGMVSGAAHTTAHTVRPAFEIIRTAPDISTVSSIFLMCLADRVLAYGDCAIVPDPTSEQLADIAISSAQTAAQFGIEPRVAMLSYSTGDSGTGADVDKVRAATELVRTRAPELLVEGPIQYDAAVEPSVAATKMPDSPVAGRATVLIFPDLNTGNNTYKAVQRSAGAIAIGPVLQGLNKPVNDLSRGALVEDIVNTVAITAIQAQGAK, encoded by the coding sequence GTGCCCGACGCCACCGCGATCTACATCGCCTCACCTGAAGGCGACACCGGCAAGTCGACCATTGCGCTAGGGCTGTTGCACCGGCTGGCGGCCACGGTCGCCAACGTCGGGGTGTTCCGCCCGATCGTGCGCGCGGGGACCGGCCGCGACTACATCCTGGATTTGTTGCTCGCGCACAGCACCGCGGGCCTCGACTACGACGACTGCGCCGGGGTCACCTACCAGCAGTTGCACGACGATCCCGATGCGGCGATCGCCGACATCGTCGACCGCTACCACCGCGTCGCGGACAAATGCGGTGCGGTGGTCATCGTCGGCAGCGACTACACCGATGTCGCCTCGCCCAGCGAGTTGTCGATGAATGCCCGCATCGCCGTGAATCTCGGTGCGCCCGTGTTGCTCTCGGTGCGCGCCGCTGATCGCACACCCGGCGAGGTGGCCCATGTGGTCGAGCTGTGCCTGGCCGAGCTCGCGGCCCAGCACGCGCACACCGCCGCGGTCGTCGCGAATCGGTGCGCTGCGGACGAGCTCGCCGACGTGGCCACCGCGCTGCAGCGGTTCACGCCGAAAAGCTATGTGCTGCCCGAGGAGCCGCTGCTCGCGGCGCCGACCGTGGCGGAGCTGCGAGACGCGGTGGGCGGCACGTTGATCAGTGGCGACGAGGAGCTGCTGACCCGCGAGGTCATGGGAATGATGGTCGCCGGCATGACGGCCGAACACTGCCTGGAGCGGCTGCGCGAGTCCATGGCCGTCATCACCCCGGGCGACCGCTCCGATGTGGTGCTGGCCATCGCCAGTGCCCATGCCGCAGAAGGTTTTCCGTCGATCTCCTGCCTCATCCTCAACGGCGGCCTGCCGTTGCATCCATCGATCGCCAAACTGGTTGCGGGCCTGGGGCTGCGGTTGCCCATCGTGGCCACCGATCTGGGCACGTATGACACCGCCCGCGCCGCGTCGACGGCGAAGGGCCGGGTGACGGCCACGTCGCTGCGCAAGGTCGACACCGCGCTGGCCCTCATGGACGAGCATGTCGACGTGGCGGATCTGCTTGCCCAGCTTGCGGTCCCGATCCCGTCGGTCGTCACGCCGCAGATGTTCACGCACCAGCTGCAGGACCGGGCTCGGGCCGACCGCCGGCGCATCGTGCTGCCCGAAGGCGACGACGACCGGATTCTGCGGGCGGCGGGCCGGCTGCTCGCCCGCTCGGTTGCCGACCTGACCATCCTCGGCGACGAGCCGACGGTGCGGGCGCGGGCTGCCGAGCTGGGCCTGGACCTCTCGGCCGCCGTGGTGCTCGATCCGCGTACCAGCGAGCTGTGCGACCAGTTCGCGGCCCAGTACGCCGAGCTGCGCAAGAAGAAGGGCGTGACCCTCGAGCAGGCTCGCGAAATCATCCACGACGTCTCGTATTTCGGCACCATGCTGGTGCACAACAACATGGTCGACGGCATGGTGTCCGGGGCGGCGCACACCACCGCACACACCGTCCGGCCGGCATTCGAGATCATCCGTACCGCGCCGGACATCTCGACGGTGTCGAGCATCTTCCTGATGTGCCTGGCCGACCGGGTGCTGGCCTACGGCGACTGCGCGATCGTGCCGGACCCGACGTCCGAGCAGCTGGCCGACATCGCGATCAGCTCGGCGCAGACCGCCGCGCAGTTCGGCATCGAGCCGCGTGTGGCCATGCTGTCCTACTCGACCGGCGATTCGGGGACCGGCGCCGACGTCGACAAGGTCAGGGCGGCAACGGAATTGGTCCGCACGCGGGCGCCGGAGCTGTTGGTCGAAGGGCCGATCCAGTACGACGCCGCCGTCGAGCCGTCGGTCGCCGCGACGAAGATGCCGGATTCGCCGGTGGCCGGCCGGGCGACGGTGCTGATCTTCCCGGACCTGAACACCGGCAACAACACGTACAAGGCGGTGCAGCGCAGCGCGGGCGCCATCGCGATCGGTCCGGTGCTGCAGGGCCTGAACAAACCCGTGAACGACCTGTCCCGGGGCGCGCTGGTCGAGGACATCGTCAATACCGTTGCCATCACGGCGATTCAGGCTCAAGGAGCGAAATGA
- a CDS encoding acetate kinase, translating into MSGPVLVLNCGSSSVKYRLVQPASGESLADGVIERVDDYPKALQQVFDAVGAAGVSADEIACVGHRVVHGGRRFYRPTVIDDELVAELEELAPLAPLHNPPGLLGIDAARKLLPDVSHVAVFDTAFFHDLPAAAAEYAIDREVADKWHIRRYGFHGTSHQYVSEQAAQFLGLPLESVNQIVLHLGNGASASAIAGGRPIDTSMGLTPMEGLVMGTRSGDVDPGIIMYLSRAAGMSVEDIDVLLNRHSGVSGLGGATDFRELHKRMDAGDDAAQLAYDVYIHRLRKYIGGYLALLGGADVITFTAGVGENDAAVRRDALAGLLALGIEVDEERNLSPNRGARRISTDTSPVSVLVIPTNEELAIARACVDVCKVV; encoded by the coding sequence ATGAGCGGGCCGGTACTGGTACTCAATTGCGGCTCGTCGTCGGTGAAATACCGCTTGGTGCAACCGGCTTCGGGCGAGTCGCTGGCCGACGGCGTGATCGAGCGGGTGGACGATTACCCGAAAGCGTTGCAGCAGGTGTTCGATGCGGTTGGTGCCGCCGGAGTGTCGGCCGACGAGATCGCGTGCGTCGGTCACCGCGTCGTGCATGGCGGCCGGAGGTTCTACCGGCCGACCGTGATCGACGACGAGCTGGTCGCCGAACTCGAAGAGCTGGCCCCGCTGGCGCCGCTGCACAATCCGCCGGGGCTGCTGGGCATCGACGCGGCCCGCAAGCTCTTGCCGGACGTCTCGCACGTCGCGGTGTTCGACACGGCGTTCTTCCACGATCTGCCCGCGGCCGCGGCCGAGTACGCGATCGACCGGGAGGTTGCCGACAAGTGGCACATTCGCCGCTACGGCTTCCACGGCACGTCGCACCAGTACGTCAGCGAGCAGGCCGCGCAGTTCCTGGGTCTGCCCCTGGAATCGGTGAATCAGATTGTCCTGCACCTGGGTAACGGCGCATCGGCGTCGGCGATCGCCGGCGGTCGGCCGATCGACACCTCGATGGGTTTGACGCCGATGGAGGGTCTGGTGATGGGGACGCGCTCCGGTGACGTCGATCCCGGCATCATCATGTACCTGTCGCGCGCCGCCGGGATGTCTGTCGAGGACATCGACGTCCTGCTGAACCGCCACTCGGGTGTATCGGGATTGGGTGGGGCAACCGATTTCCGCGAGCTGCACAAGCGCATGGATGCGGGCGACGACGCGGCCCAGCTGGCCTACGACGTCTACATCCACCGGCTGCGCAAGTACATCGGCGGATACCTGGCGCTGCTGGGCGGGGCCGATGTCATCACCTTCACCGCCGGGGTGGGGGAGAACGACGCCGCCGTCCGCCGCGATGCGCTCGCCGGCTTGTTGGCGCTCGGCATCGAGGTCGACGAGGAGCGCAACCTCTCCCCGAACCGCGGTGCGCGCCGGATCTCCACCGACACCTCACCGGTGAGTGTGCTGGTCATCCCCACGAACGAGGAGCTGGCGATCGCGCGGGCCTGCGTCGACGTCTGCAAGGTTGTCTGA
- a CDS encoding cytochrome c oxidase assembly protein — protein MPLLTGTFDPVAVVLVLLGIGALVRLRRRVSRARSWCLGGAIAVWALATLGAVAVYAPMLFWVRALQVLLLLYVVPLLLALSRPVSMVGTVLDPVLNSTATRVLLSPPVTSVLMLVTPWLLYLTPWYVTSMTGPLASVTRLVLPAIGFGYFYARLQVDPVPRRYPPLLSIGISVAEGLGDGILGLVLWLGPVIAYDYYAGLHRDFGPSIRQDQSYGAGILWILGDVLGVPFILLLMRALGSDERRKAAEVDAELDAAAVATPPAAAADDPEIDAPPGGLWWQNDPQLRDRYR, from the coding sequence GTGCCCTTACTGACCGGGACGTTCGACCCCGTAGCGGTGGTGCTGGTGCTGCTCGGCATCGGTGCCCTGGTGCGGCTGCGCCGACGCGTGTCTCGTGCCCGATCGTGGTGCCTCGGTGGCGCCATCGCGGTGTGGGCACTGGCAACGCTCGGCGCCGTCGCGGTCTATGCGCCGATGCTGTTCTGGGTGCGCGCGCTGCAGGTCCTGCTCCTGCTGTACGTGGTGCCGCTCCTCCTGGCGCTGAGCCGTCCGGTCTCGATGGTGGGAACCGTGCTCGACCCGGTGCTGAATTCCACTGCCACGCGGGTACTGCTGTCGCCGCCGGTGACGTCGGTGCTGATGCTGGTGACGCCGTGGCTGCTGTACCTGACCCCCTGGTACGTCACCTCGATGACCGGACCGCTCGCGTCAGTGACGCGACTTGTGCTGCCGGCCATCGGCTTTGGCTACTTTTATGCCCGCTTGCAGGTCGACCCGGTACCGCGGCGTTACCCGCCGCTGCTGTCCATCGGGATCAGCGTGGCCGAGGGGCTCGGCGACGGCATCCTCGGGCTCGTGCTGTGGCTGGGCCCGGTGATCGCCTACGACTACTACGCCGGACTACATCGCGACTTCGGGCCCAGCATCCGGCAGGACCAGAGCTACGGCGCCGGGATCCTGTGGATTCTGGGCGACGTGCTGGGCGTGCCGTTCATCCTGCTGCTGATGCGTGCCCTGGGTTCTGACGAACGGCGCAAGGCGGCGGAGGTCGATGCCGAACTCGACGCGGCTGCCGTGGCCACCCCGCCGGCGGCCGCTGCCGACGATCCCGAGATCGACGCACCGCCGGGCGGGCTGTGGTGGCAGAACGATCCGCAGCTGCGCGACCGCTACCGGTGA